In a single window of the Streptomyces sp. CGMCC 4.7035 genome:
- a CDS encoding HAD-IIIC family phosphatase yields MLHRSGRLAAEFSVLPGLFGALAHGPDAMADLGRVGRLLARVDPDEIRHHHPDATPLTVTVSGHGTLDVLTGPLTAELARHGIPLRAVLGDHDSWRRDLQDTSSPLYAKDTDLSLIVLDSAHVLDELPLPWRVSDAAEAIGAKLKLITRLVEAYVAEASGTLVLNTLPLLTTQLRQLVDHRSRTELSVLWREFNTGLLRLALDHPRVHVVDLEPLVAESGPVRDTRLAVYTKEHLGSELLGRYAREVAHLARAVRGRTKKVLVVDLDNTLWDGILGDDGPDGIALSGTYRGEAFAAFQRVVKQLGSQGVLLAVCSKNDQEPVERVLADHPDMVLRPEDFVAVTANWRPKDGNLRDIAARLNLGIDSLVFADDSPFECGLVASGVPEVAVVRLDEEPALHIDRLLADGWFDTRELTEADRQRAGQYRADAGRRELLDTAATMEEYLQALDVRVTVAAVTEPDIPRISQITLRTNQFNLTTRRLQPDDVRRLLDSPRHLVLAVRSQDRFGDNGVVGAVFAECTDDGLRIDNVLLSCRVFARGIEQAALGALLAHARTAGATAAWASYRPTAKNHKVRDFYPSLGFETVAEGADGVLDFRHDLTQLPPVPPHVTLDATFDS; encoded by the coding sequence ATGCTGCATCGGAGCGGACGGCTGGCTGCCGAGTTCTCCGTGCTGCCCGGCCTGTTCGGCGCGCTGGCGCACGGTCCCGACGCGATGGCCGACCTGGGCCGTGTCGGCAGGCTGCTCGCCCGCGTCGATCCCGATGAGATCCGGCACCACCATCCCGACGCGACCCCGCTGACCGTCACCGTCTCGGGCCACGGCACCCTGGACGTGCTCACCGGACCGCTCACCGCCGAACTGGCGCGGCACGGCATCCCGCTCAGGGCCGTGCTCGGCGACCACGACTCCTGGCGGCGCGACCTGCAGGACACCTCCAGTCCGCTGTACGCCAAGGACACCGACCTGTCGCTGATCGTGCTCGACTCCGCGCACGTCCTCGACGAACTCCCCCTGCCCTGGCGGGTGTCGGACGCAGCCGAGGCGATCGGGGCCAAGCTGAAGCTGATCACACGACTCGTCGAGGCCTACGTCGCCGAGGCCTCGGGCACCCTCGTCCTCAACACCCTGCCCCTGCTCACCACCCAGCTCCGCCAGCTGGTCGACCACCGCTCCCGCACCGAACTGTCCGTGCTGTGGCGAGAGTTCAACACCGGCCTGCTGCGCCTCGCGCTCGACCACCCCCGGGTGCACGTCGTTGACCTGGAACCCCTCGTCGCCGAGTCGGGGCCGGTCCGCGACACCAGGCTCGCCGTCTACACCAAGGAGCACCTCGGCTCCGAACTGCTCGGCCGGTACGCCCGCGAGGTCGCCCACCTGGCCCGGGCGGTGCGCGGCCGCACCAAGAAGGTGCTGGTCGTCGACCTCGACAACACCCTGTGGGACGGCATCCTCGGCGACGACGGCCCGGACGGCATCGCGCTGTCCGGCACCTACCGGGGCGAGGCCTTCGCCGCCTTCCAGCGCGTGGTCAAACAACTCGGCTCGCAGGGCGTCCTGCTCGCAGTGTGCAGCAAGAACGACCAGGAACCGGTCGAGCGGGTCCTCGCCGACCACCCTGACATGGTGCTGCGGCCCGAGGACTTCGTCGCCGTCACCGCCAACTGGCGTCCCAAGGACGGAAATCTGCGCGACATCGCCGCCCGACTCAATCTCGGCATCGACAGCCTCGTCTTCGCCGACGACTCGCCCTTCGAGTGCGGGCTCGTCGCCAGCGGTGTCCCCGAGGTCGCCGTGGTCCGCCTGGACGAGGAACCCGCCCTGCACATCGACCGGCTGCTGGCCGACGGCTGGTTCGACACCCGCGAGCTGACCGAGGCCGACCGGCAGCGCGCCGGACAGTACCGGGCGGACGCCGGACGCCGGGAACTGCTGGATACGGCGGCCACGATGGAGGAGTACCTGCAGGCCCTGGACGTCCGCGTCACCGTCGCTGCCGTCACGGAGCCGGACATCCCCCGGATCTCCCAGATCACCCTGCGCACCAACCAGTTCAACCTCACCACCCGCAGGCTTCAGCCCGACGACGTACGCCGGCTGCTGGACTCGCCGCGCCACCTGGTGCTCGCGGTGCGCTCCCAGGACCGCTTCGGCGACAACGGCGTCGTCGGCGCGGTGTTCGCCGAGTGCACCGACGACGGGTTGCGCATCGACAACGTCCTGCTCAGCTGCCGGGTCTTCGCCCGCGGCATCGAACAGGCGGCCCTCGGCGCCCTCCTCGCCCACGCCCGCACCGCCGGCGCGACGGCAGCCTGGGCGTCGTACCGACCAACGGCCAAGAACCACAAGGTCCGTGACTTCTACCCGTCGCTCGGCTTCGAGACGGTCGCCGAAGGCGCCGACGGAGTACTCGACTTCCGGCACGACCTCACCCAACTCCCGCCCGTCCCACCGCATGTGACGCTTGACGCGACCTTCGACTCGTAA
- a CDS encoding fatty acyl-AMP ligase yields MTSFRTFTELVLDRAAELGAEDAFIFLPDDAKGSVPEHLSYAGLDQDARRIASWLQANGAGGGQVLLLYPSGTAFIKAFIGCLYAGSVAVPAPLPTEQGQHFTRVSGILHDAEVRAVLTDSSAAPEISAWLASEGRTDVLCLATDTGEYGDPAAYTVPDLTPEHLAFLQYTSGSTNDPKGVMVSHGNLLANEAAIQHASGSTSSDRFGGWLPFYHDMGLIGHVLHPLYTGGSAVLLSPVSFLRRPARWLKIFGEYGATMGGGPNFAYDLCTRRVTDEQLAELDLSGWQVAGNGAEPVRAETIKAFSERFAPAGFRPEAFFPCYGMAETTLLVSGTRRGVRPVVRTADPEALEQGTITDPQGPDAPVRTLVSSGVVQDFTVKIVDPETRRERPEGAVGEIWVKGDSVASGYWKRPLTNTEIFDAHITDGKGGEDGGGWLRTGDLGALEAGELYVTGRLKELIIFAGRNLYPQDVERAVQSTDKALGIGSGAVFTVETDREHVVVVQEVRMSAVGTDLREVATRIQRMLGQELNIPAGNVILVRPGTVRKTTSGKIQRTLMRKLFLQGALTPLYEVLEPAVREIVADATGTSLVQAAV; encoded by the coding sequence TTGACAAGCTTCCGAACCTTCACGGAACTGGTCCTGGACCGTGCCGCCGAGCTCGGTGCCGAGGACGCCTTCATCTTCCTGCCGGACGATGCCAAGGGATCGGTGCCCGAGCACCTGTCGTACGCAGGGCTCGACCAGGACGCCCGCCGCATCGCCTCCTGGCTGCAGGCCAACGGCGCGGGCGGCGGCCAGGTGCTGCTGCTGTACCCGTCGGGCACGGCTTTCATCAAGGCGTTCATCGGCTGCCTCTACGCCGGCTCCGTCGCCGTACCCGCCCCGCTGCCCACCGAACAGGGCCAGCACTTCACGCGGGTCTCCGGCATCCTGCACGACGCCGAGGTCCGCGCGGTGCTCACCGACTCCTCGGCCGCCCCGGAGATCTCCGCCTGGCTGGCCTCCGAGGGCAGGACGGACGTGCTGTGCCTGGCCACCGACACGGGGGAGTACGGGGACCCGGCCGCGTACACCGTGCCGGACCTGACCCCGGAGCACCTGGCGTTCCTGCAGTACACCTCCGGCTCGACCAACGATCCCAAGGGCGTGATGGTCTCGCACGGCAACCTACTGGCCAACGAGGCTGCGATCCAGCACGCCTCCGGTTCCACCTCGAGCGACCGGTTCGGCGGCTGGCTGCCCTTCTACCACGACATGGGCCTGATCGGGCACGTCCTACACCCCCTCTACACCGGCGGCTCCGCCGTGCTGCTGTCTCCGGTGTCCTTCCTGCGCCGCCCCGCCCGCTGGCTGAAGATCTTCGGCGAGTACGGCGCCACCATGGGCGGCGGCCCCAACTTCGCCTACGACCTGTGCACCCGCCGGGTCACCGACGAACAGCTCGCCGAACTCGACCTGTCCGGCTGGCAGGTCGCGGGCAACGGCGCCGAGCCGGTGCGCGCGGAGACCATCAAGGCGTTCAGCGAGCGGTTCGCCCCGGCCGGCTTCCGGCCCGAGGCCTTCTTCCCCTGCTACGGCATGGCGGAGACGACCCTGCTGGTCTCCGGCACCCGGCGCGGCGTCCGCCCCGTCGTGCGCACCGCCGACCCCGAGGCGCTGGAACAGGGCACGATCACCGACCCGCAGGGCCCCGACGCCCCCGTGCGCACCCTGGTCAGCAGCGGTGTCGTCCAGGACTTCACCGTGAAGATCGTCGACCCGGAGACCCGGCGCGAGCGGCCCGAGGGCGCCGTCGGTGAGATCTGGGTCAAGGGCGACAGCGTGGCCTCCGGTTACTGGAAGCGCCCCCTGACCAACACCGAGATCTTCGACGCGCACATCACCGACGGCAAGGGCGGTGAGGACGGGGGCGGCTGGCTGCGCACCGGCGACCTGGGCGCCCTGGAGGCCGGCGAGCTCTATGTCACCGGCCGGCTGAAGGAACTGATCATCTTCGCCGGACGCAACCTCTACCCGCAGGACGTCGAGCGGGCCGTGCAGTCCACCGACAAGGCGCTCGGCATCGGCTCCGGCGCGGTGTTCACCGTGGAGACCGACCGGGAGCACGTGGTCGTCGTCCAAGAGGTGCGCATGAGCGCGGTCGGCACCGACCTCAGGGAGGTCGCCACCCGCATCCAGCGGATGCTCGGCCAGGAGCTCAACATCCCCGCCGGCAACGTGATCCTGGTGCGGCCCGGCACCGTGCGCAAGACCACCAGCGGCAAGATCCAGCGCACCCTGATGCGCAAGCTGTTCCTGCAGGGCGCGCTCACCCCGCTGTACGAGGTGCTCGAACCGGCCGTCCGCGAGATCGTCGCCGACGCCACCGGCACCTCCCTGGTCCAGGCGGCGGTCTGA
- a CDS encoding SRPBCC domain-containing protein yields MRRISSTVHISAPTDQVWAVLSDFERFHEWNPFLVEAAGRAAPGARLTLRFRLPGNGREMVFRPTVLHSEPGRLLCWRGRLGVPGIFDGVHSFELTERDGGTQVLQSECFSGLLVPFSGAVITPSEKGFQDLTDALKKRVESVTALQGEL; encoded by the coding sequence ATGCGTCGCATCTCGTCAACCGTGCACATCTCCGCGCCGACCGACCAAGTATGGGCGGTCCTGTCCGACTTCGAACGATTCCACGAGTGGAACCCCTTCCTCGTCGAAGCCGCCGGGCGGGCCGCGCCCGGGGCCCGGCTGACCCTGCGCTTCCGACTGCCGGGAAACGGACGGGAGATGGTCTTCCGGCCCACCGTGCTGCACAGCGAGCCGGGCCGACTACTGTGCTGGCGCGGCCGGTTGGGCGTGCCCGGCATCTTCGACGGAGTGCACAGCTTCGAACTGACGGAGCGCGACGGCGGCACACAGGTGCTGCAGAGCGAGTGCTTCAGCGGGTTGCTGGTGCCGTTCTCCGGTGCGGTCATCACCCCGTCGGAGAAGGGTTTCCAGGACCTGACCGACGCGCTGAAGAAGCGGGTGGAGTCCGTCACCGCGCTGCAAGGGGAGCTTTAG
- a CDS encoding hemerythrin domain-containing protein, with product MSARNGREALPDTGEMVVVHRLFTQEYRASVGLVRGVAAGDTARGAVVADHLAALGAMLTEHHLAEDELVWPRLKDDPAIEPALTARMEEQHERIADVLGRVEQLLPAWRAGADPALRDALADALDGLLPALDAHLGDEEEHILPLVPGCFTAEEWAVLSERGRAAVPKTHRLYMLAALGEAAGPDRHTEFLGRLPGPVRLLYRLVGPRLRRRTKSRLHGTRSAGPVGAPVA from the coding sequence ATGTCGGCCAGGAACGGGCGGGAAGCGCTGCCGGACACCGGCGAGATGGTGGTGGTGCACCGGCTCTTCACACAGGAGTACCGAGCGTCGGTCGGGCTGGTGCGCGGCGTCGCCGCCGGGGACACCGCGCGCGGTGCCGTGGTGGCGGACCATCTCGCCGCGCTCGGGGCCATGCTGACGGAGCATCACCTGGCCGAGGACGAGCTGGTCTGGCCGCGGCTGAAGGACGACCCGGCGATCGAGCCCGCGCTCACCGCCCGCATGGAGGAACAGCACGAGCGGATCGCCGACGTCCTCGGCCGCGTGGAGCAGCTGCTGCCCGCCTGGCGCGCCGGCGCCGACCCCGCCCTGCGGGACGCCCTCGCCGACGCACTCGACGGCCTGCTGCCCGCGCTCGACGCCCACCTCGGCGACGAGGAGGAGCACATCCTGCCGCTCGTTCCCGGCTGCTTCACCGCCGAGGAATGGGCGGTCCTCAGCGAGCGCGGCCGGGCCGCCGTACCCAAGACCCACCGCCTGTACATGCTCGCCGCGTTGGGCGAGGCAGCCGGCCCCGACCGGCACACCGAGTTCCTCGGTCGCCTGCCCGGACCGGTACGACTGCTGTACCGACTGGTCGGCCCACGCCTGCGACGCCGTACCAAGTCCCGCCTGCACGGCACCCGATCGGCAGGGCCGGTCGGGGCGCCGGTGGCGTAG